The following proteins come from a genomic window of Methanocella conradii HZ254:
- a CDS encoding tetratricopeptide repeat protein, whose protein sequence is MLGWATIKELGGRLGATIDDAMADKLSSSPDSERSLELINSSMRALKDRYPPEIVDAIIKAVMEADLSMKPAGWRQIESLSRDVFERLSTNNTFAGEPFDEFYIRFKRFARWFRAALEAVISLHGLKKEDIALDNPAIKDYLIELKELPSRRLGELSFAYRRHGYDTLSHQIQALLDKYMDSVITRDNCRAIVNIMNKVAGHPGYFKAMGAEQKLIEIKPLLLALSGLQLYSGKEPEKADLLAALSILLFNVFPSQKLLKLMSRFEPSPKNDELLYDHCAIIAMNYMLLGRLDLAAKYNERALSYAHDEEKRAYALILESCIHLSRKDFDKAIAALSRCSSVAGDKRMRATAQFYLGIVYYETDRLEEAMECFRLSRDGLEDELDAMSACNNIGTCAMLQGDLKAAIREFEGVEYIGRYMTGNTAKSLMSVAYGNLGIIYLNMMEYDRAIGYLKKALKLDKDTHDNKGVANHLANIGLALEARREYKLALEHFKSALNISFMCDYLEGALFSFSRIERLMALEGRFEDAEALKQEMARRNPGISRMLSE, encoded by the coding sequence ATGCTTGGTTGGGCGACTATCAAGGAGCTTGGAGGTCGGCTCGGGGCCACGATCGATGATGCCATGGCCGATAAGCTTTCGTCCAGCCCGGACAGTGAGCGGTCCCTCGAGCTGATAAATTCCTCCATGAGGGCGCTAAAGGACAGGTATCCTCCGGAAATCGTAGACGCCATCATTAAGGCGGTGATGGAGGCCGATTTATCCATGAAGCCCGCCGGATGGCGCCAAATAGAGTCCCTATCACGAGACGTATTTGAAAGGCTATCCACAAATAATACATTCGCAGGGGAGCCATTCGATGAGTTCTACATCCGCTTCAAGCGCTTTGCCAGGTGGTTCAGGGCCGCCCTGGAGGCCGTAATATCTTTACATGGGCTTAAAAAGGAGGACATAGCCCTCGACAACCCGGCCATTAAGGACTACCTCATAGAGCTTAAGGAGCTTCCCAGCAGGCGCCTGGGCGAGCTGAGCTTTGCGTATAGAAGGCACGGCTACGATACCCTGTCCCATCAGATTCAGGCGCTCCTTGACAAGTACATGGATAGCGTCATAACGCGGGATAACTGCAGGGCCATAGTCAATATCATGAACAAGGTGGCCGGGCACCCAGGCTATTTTAAGGCGATGGGCGCCGAGCAGAAGCTCATTGAGATAAAGCCGCTCCTTCTGGCACTTTCAGGGCTGCAGCTATACTCGGGCAAGGAGCCCGAAAAGGCCGACCTCCTGGCGGCACTTAGCATACTACTCTTCAATGTATTTCCATCCCAAAAGCTGTTGAAGCTCATGTCAAGGTTCGAGCCCAGCCCCAAAAACGATGAGCTGCTCTACGATCATTGCGCAATTATCGCTATGAACTATATGCTTTTAGGGAGGCTGGACCTTGCCGCCAAGTATAACGAGAGGGCGCTGAGCTACGCCCATGACGAGGAAAAAAGGGCGTATGCCCTTATCCTTGAAAGTTGTATTCATCTTAGCAGGAAAGACTTCGATAAGGCCATCGCCGCCCTATCGAGGTGTTCGTCTGTTGCAGGGGATAAGAGAATGCGCGCCACCGCCCAGTTTTACCTGGGCATAGTGTATTATGAGACGGATAGGCTTGAGGAGGCGATGGAATGCTTCAGGCTGTCCAGGGATGGGCTTGAGGACGAGCTGGACGCCATGAGCGCCTGCAATAACATCGGCACATGCGCAATGCTGCAGGGCGACCTTAAAGCCGCCATCCGTGAGTTCGAGGGCGTCGAATACATTGGCCGCTACATGACTGGCAATACAGCTAAGTCGCTCATGTCTGTAGCATACGGCAACCTGGGGATAATATACTTAAACATGATGGAATATGACCGTGCCATCGGCTACCTTAAAAAGGCCTTAAAGCTCGATAAGGATACGCATGATAATAAGGGCGTTGCCAACCACCTTGCGAATATCGGCCTCGCCCTGGAGGCGAGGCGGGAATATAAGCTTGCGCTGGAGCACTTTAAGTCTGCCCTCAATATTTCTTTTATGTGTGATTACCTGGAGGGTGCTTTGTTCTCATTTTCGAGGATCGAGCGGTTGATGGCCCTTGAGGGCAGGTTTGAGGATGCGGAGGCCCTCAAGCAGGAGATGGCGAGGCGAAATCCCGGGATATCCCGCATGCTCAGCGAGTGA